The Lolium rigidum isolate FL_2022 chromosome 1, APGP_CSIRO_Lrig_0.1, whole genome shotgun sequence region TAGGATGTCCGCGCGCTCCAGGAGCCGACCAGACCGGCGGGTCAGGCGATGCCGGCGGTGAGCCCGAGCGCGACGGTGGCCAAGCGGCCGTACTCCCGGTCGTGCTCGGTGGCGACGGCGGGGACATTCCGCTGCTCCTCCTCCCCCTTCCACGCGTCCTCGCACCGCTCCGCCGCCCCCAGCGCCGCCGCGATCTGCTCCACGGCCCGCCCGTACACGCGCGCCCGGATGTTGTCCAGCGCGTCCCGCAGCACGTCGGTGGCGGCGCCGTACACCTCCAGGCAGTGCCCCAGCCTGGCCCGCGCGCGCGGGGACTCCTCCGCCTCGCCCAGCCCGTCGAACCtcgcctccgtcg contains the following coding sequences:
- the LOC124704135 gene encoding pectinesterase inhibitor 12-like translates to MATHQELNRSFMAAAAVVLLLATTARAGIEEACLGAASRDSAVDYAHCVSSLSSDPQSRRDAADMHALAAAATRMAIEHAAATEARFDGLGEAEESPRARARLGHCLEVYGAATDVLRDALDNIRARVYGRAVEQIAAALGAAERCEDAWKGEEEQRNVPAVATEHDREYGRLATVALGLTAGIA